The Microlunatus antarcticus genomic interval TCCGCGCGGGCCTGGCTCGAGGCGGGCGGGACGCCGGCCGCAGCCGACGTGGTCGTGCAGGAGTGCGGCGCCGGGCTGGTCCGGGTCCGTCGCGACGGCGACCGGCTCGCCTTCGCCGCACCCCCGCTGCTGCGCGACGGCCCCGTCGAGGCCGACGACCTGGCCGAGATCGTCGGCGCCCTCGGGGTGGACCCGGCCCACGTCGTCGACGCGCAGTGGGGTGACAACGGGCCGGGCTGGGTCATGGTGCTGCTGGACAGCGCGGAGACCGTGCTCGCGCTCCGACCGGACGCGGC includes:
- a CDS encoding PhzF family phenazine biosynthesis protein — protein: MPRRFTQVDVFTSELGYGNPVAVVHDAEGVDDAALQRFAAWTNLSETTFLLPPEDPAADYRVRIFTPARELPFAGHPTLGSARAWLEAGGTPAAADVVVQECGAGLVRVRRDGDRLAFAAPPLLRDGPVEADDLAEIVGALGVDPAHVVDAQWGDNGPGWVMVLLDSAETVLALRPDAA